A section of the Carya illinoinensis cultivar Pawnee chromosome 12, C.illinoinensisPawnee_v1, whole genome shotgun sequence genome encodes:
- the LOC122290351 gene encoding tRNase Z TRZ1 isoform X1: MGTGGTSGSGSDKTKGAMNIEGYPVKGLSIAGHETCVMFPTLKLAFDIGRFPQQAISHDFLCISHAHMDHIGGLPMYVATRGLFSMKPPTILVPKCIKKDVEQLFEVHRRMDQSELKHNLIGLDVGEEFYLRKDLKVRAFQTYHAIPSQGYVVYSIRQKLKQEYVGLSGNEIKNLKSSGVEITYTITAPEIAFTGDTMSDFIVDQNNTDVLRSRILVMESTFLDNSVSVEDARAYGHTHLSEIISHAERFENKAILLIHFSARYRLEEIQQAVAALPPPLAGRVFALTEGF; encoded by the exons ATGGGGACAGGAGGAACCTCGGGCTCGGGCTCAGATAAGACGAAGGGTGCCATGAACATCGAAGGGTACCCGGTGAAGGGTCTGTCAATTGCAGGCCACGAAACCTGTGTAATGTTCCCCACTCTCAAATTGGCCTTCGATATTGGCCGTTTCCCCCAGCAAGCTATAAGCCACGACTTCCTCTGCATATCCCACGCCCACATGGACCACATT GGAGGACTTCCCATGTATGTTGCAACTCGCGGCTTATTCAGCATGAAGCCACCTACAATCCTTGTACCAAAATGTATAAAGAAAGATGTCGAACAACTCTTTGAAGTGCACAGAAGAATGGACCAATCAGAGTTGAAGCACAATCTGATCGGCTTGGATGTTG GAGAAGAGTTTTACTTGAGAAAAGACCTCAAAGTAAGAGCTTTTCAGACTTACCATGCCATACCTAGCCAG GGTTATGTAGTTTACTCTATAAGACAGAAACTTAAGCAGGAGTACGTTGGCCTTTCTGGGAATGAGATTAAAAATTTGAAGTCATCAGGTGTGGAG ATTACATACACTATAACAGCACCAGAAATTGCTTTCACTGGAGATACCATGTCTGACTTCATAGTTGACCAAAATAACACTGATGTTCTGAGATCAAGAATTCTTGTTATGGAG AGCACCTTTCTTGATAACTCTGTTTCAGTGGAGGATGCGAGAGCCTATGGACACACTCATCTATCTGAG ATAATTAGTCATGCGGAGAGGTTTGAGAACAAGGCAATCCTTCTCATACACTTTTCAGCTCGCTATAGACTTGAG GAAATTCAACAAGCTGTTGCTGCATTGCCTCCACCTTTAGCAGGTCGAGTATTTGCACTTACAGAAGGATTCTGA
- the LOC122290351 gene encoding nuclear ribonuclease Z isoform X2, with the protein MGTGGTSGSGSDKTKGAMNIEGYPVKGLSIAGHETCVMFPTLKLAFDIGRFPQQAISHDFLCISHAHMDHIGGLPMYVATRGLFSMKPPTILVPKCIKKDVEQLFEVHRRMDQSELKHNLIGLDVGEEFYLRKDLKVRAFQTYHAIPSQGYVVYSIRQKLKQEYVGLSGNEIKNLKSSGVESTFLDNSVSVEDARAYGHTHLSEIISHAERFENKAILLIHFSARYRLEEIQQAVAALPPPLAGRVFALTEGF; encoded by the exons ATGGGGACAGGAGGAACCTCGGGCTCGGGCTCAGATAAGACGAAGGGTGCCATGAACATCGAAGGGTACCCGGTGAAGGGTCTGTCAATTGCAGGCCACGAAACCTGTGTAATGTTCCCCACTCTCAAATTGGCCTTCGATATTGGCCGTTTCCCCCAGCAAGCTATAAGCCACGACTTCCTCTGCATATCCCACGCCCACATGGACCACATT GGAGGACTTCCCATGTATGTTGCAACTCGCGGCTTATTCAGCATGAAGCCACCTACAATCCTTGTACCAAAATGTATAAAGAAAGATGTCGAACAACTCTTTGAAGTGCACAGAAGAATGGACCAATCAGAGTTGAAGCACAATCTGATCGGCTTGGATGTTG GAGAAGAGTTTTACTTGAGAAAAGACCTCAAAGTAAGAGCTTTTCAGACTTACCATGCCATACCTAGCCAG GGTTATGTAGTTTACTCTATAAGACAGAAACTTAAGCAGGAGTACGTTGGCCTTTCTGGGAATGAGATTAAAAATTTGAAGTCATCAGGTGTGGAG AGCACCTTTCTTGATAACTCTGTTTCAGTGGAGGATGCGAGAGCCTATGGACACACTCATCTATCTGAG ATAATTAGTCATGCGGAGAGGTTTGAGAACAAGGCAATCCTTCTCATACACTTTTCAGCTCGCTATAGACTTGAG GAAATTCAACAAGCTGTTGCTGCATTGCCTCCACCTTTAGCAGGTCGAGTATTTGCACTTACAGAAGGATTCTGA